A window from Mastomys coucha isolate ucsf_1 unplaced genomic scaffold, UCSF_Mcou_1 pScaffold2, whole genome shotgun sequence encodes these proteins:
- the Taar1 gene encoding trace amine-associated receptor 1, with the protein MHPCHAITNISHMNSNWSREIRASLYSLMSLIILATLAGNLIVIISISHFKQLHTPTNWLLHSMAIVDFLLGCLIMPCSMVRTVERCWYFGGILCKVHTSTDIMLSSASIFHLAFISIDRYCAVCDPLRYKAKISISTIFVMILVSWSLPAVFAFGMIFLELNLKGVEELYHNQVGSLGGCSPFFSKVTGVLAFMTSFYIPGSVMLFVYYRIYFIAKGQAKSINRANLQVGLEGKSREPQSKETKAAKTLGIMVGVFLVCWCPFFLCMVLDPFLGYVIPPSLNDALYWFGYLNSALNPMVYAFFYPWFRKALKMVLFGKIFQKDSSRSKLFL; encoded by the coding sequence ATGCATCCTTGCCACGCTATCACGAATATTTCCCACATGAACAGCAACTGGTCAAGGGAAATTCGAGCTTCCCTGTACAGCTTAATGTCACTCATAATTCTGGCCACTCTGGCTGGCAACTTAATAGTAATAATTTCCATATCCCACTTCAAGCAACTTCATACACCCACAAACTGGCTCCTTCATTCCATGGCCATTGTCGACTTTCTGCTGGGCTGTCTGATAATGCCCTGCAGCATGGTGAGAACTGTTGAGCGCTGTTGGTATTTTGGGGGCATCCTCTGTAAAGTTCACACCAGTACCGATATCATGCTGAGCTCGGCATCCATTTTCCACTTGGCCTTCATTTCCATTGACCGCTACTGTGCTGTGTGTGACCCTCTGAGATACAAAGCCAAGATCAGTATCTCCACTATTTTTGTGATGATCCTCGTTAGTTGGAGCCTTCCTGCTGTTTTTGCGTTTGGGATGATCTTCCTGGAGCTGAACTTAAAAGGAGTTGAAGAGCTGTATCACAATCAAGTCGGCTCCCTGGGCGGCTGTTCTCCCTTCTTTAGTAAAGTAACCGGCGTACTGGCATTCATGACTTCTTTCTACATACCTGGATCTGTTATGTTATTTGTTTACTATAGAATATATTTCATAGCTAAAGGACAAGCAAAGTCAATTAATCGTGCAAATCTTCAAGTTGGATTGGAAGGGAAAAGCCGAGAACCacaaagcaaggaaacaaaagcGGCGAAGACCTTAGGGATCATGGTGGGCGTTTTCCTCGTATGCTGGTGCCCATTCTTTTTATGCATGGTCCTGGACCCTTTCCTGGGCTATGTTATCCCACCCTCCCTGAATGACGCACTATATTGGTTTGGGTACTTGAATTCTGCCCTTAATCCGATGGTTTATGCCTTTTTCTACCCCTGGTTCAGAAAAGCGTTGAAGATGGTTCTCTTTGGTAAAATTTTCCAAAAGGACTCATCTAGGTCTAAGTTATTTTTGTAA
- the LOC116097704 gene encoding 60S ribosomal protein L30-like — protein sequence MVAAKKTKKSLESINSRLQLVMKSGKYVLGYKQTLKMIRQGKAKLVILANNCPALRKSEIEYYAMLAKTGVHHYSGNNIELGTVCGKYYRVCTLAIIDPGDSDIIRSMPEQTGEK from the coding sequence atggtggcAGCAAAGAAGACGAAAAAGTCTCTGGAGTCAATCAACTCTAGGCTCCAGCTTGTTATGAAAAGTGGAAAGTACGTGCTGGGATACAAACAGACTCTGAAGATGATCAGGCAAGGCAAAGCGAAGTTGGTTATCCTCGCCAACAACTGCCCAGCTTTGAGGAAATCTGAAATAGAGTACTATGCCATGTTGGCTAAAACTGGTGTCCATCACTACAGTGGCAATAATATTGAATTGGGTACAGTGTGTGGAAAATACTACAGAGTATGTACACTGGCTATCATTGACCCAGGTGATTCTGATATTATTAGAAGCATGCCAGAACAGACTGGTGAGAAGTAA